From Phycisphaerae bacterium, one genomic window encodes:
- a CDS encoding ABC transporter substrate-binding protein, protein MKNVLLAIAALAVVMYTFYPLESRWKASSPDVTVLQFWHPWTGQYADDLAEVVAEFNRTHPKIQVNALFMPTGAGENMKFFVSVAGGVPPDVVFVDGAQVASWAHMGVLRPLDDLLASAGVDKSDYFEPSWKQCEYNNKVFAVPAAADPNFALVWNKDHFRQAGLNPERPPQTIEELEEYALKLTIRDKKGEIERLGFLPTFVPHGSIAVLTWGWAFGAEFYNDETQEFTCDDPRAIEAMKWILRLQQAYGGQERILNFEAGFGFSAQEPFIQRDLSMSIAYIAYAQDIVRFAPDLDLGIGPMPVKNGVKLGCEWIGGWTMAIPYGQRGHEKEAFELIRWMCADPVGTRHVALTMKLLPAYRESPFFTKDLAEDLANRPDIRLMKAFYEILKRAQRVRPVSPVSAYYMTELMRALGRIRNGSMTPEEALKEARERVTEEWHKSQKRAQARHVRATANSPPPKP, encoded by the coding sequence GTGAAGAACGTTCTGCTGGCAATCGCGGCGTTGGCGGTGGTCATGTACACGTTCTACCCGCTTGAATCGCGATGGAAAGCTTCATCGCCTGATGTGACAGTGCTGCAATTCTGGCACCCCTGGACAGGCCAGTACGCCGACGACTTGGCCGAGGTCGTCGCGGAGTTCAACCGCACCCATCCCAAGATCCAGGTTAACGCCCTGTTTATGCCCACGGGGGCGGGCGAGAACATGAAGTTCTTCGTCTCGGTGGCCGGCGGAGTTCCACCTGACGTCGTATTCGTTGACGGCGCCCAGGTTGCTTCATGGGCCCATATGGGAGTGCTTCGCCCTTTGGACGATCTGTTGGCTTCCGCAGGGGTCGACAAGTCCGATTACTTCGAGCCAAGTTGGAAGCAGTGCGAATACAACAACAAGGTCTTTGCCGTACCGGCCGCCGCAGACCCGAATTTCGCGCTGGTGTGGAATAAGGATCATTTTCGACAGGCTGGGCTGAATCCCGAACGGCCGCCGCAAACCATCGAAGAACTGGAGGAATACGCCCTCAAACTGACGATCCGGGACAAGAAAGGCGAGATCGAGCGGCTTGGGTTCCTGCCAACGTTTGTCCCGCATGGTTCGATTGCCGTGCTGACCTGGGGCTGGGCCTTTGGGGCCGAGTTCTACAACGACGAGACCCAGGAGTTCACCTGCGACGATCCTCGCGCTATCGAGGCCATGAAGTGGATCCTGCGGTTGCAGCAGGCGTACGGCGGGCAAGAGCGGATCCTGAATTTCGAGGCCGGTTTTGGCTTTTCTGCGCAGGAGCCGTTTATCCAACGCGACTTGTCAATGAGCATCGCCTACATCGCCTATGCGCAGGATATTGTCAGGTTTGCACCGGACCTGGATCTCGGCATCGGGCCGATGCCGGTCAAGAACGGGGTGAAGCTGGGTTGCGAGTGGATCGGCGGCTGGACGATGGCGATTCCCTATGGCCAGCGAGGTCACGAAAAAGAGGCCTTTGAGCTGATCCGCTGGATGTGTGCGGACCCGGTCGGCACGCGTCACGTGGCCCTGACGATGAAGCTGCTACCAGCCTATCGCGAAAGCCCGTTTTTCACGAAGGATCTCGCTGAGGACTTGGCGAACAGACCGGACATCCGCCTGATGAAAGCTTTTTACGAGATTCTCAAGCGAGCTCAGCGGGTCCGTCCGGTCTCGCCGGTGAGTGCCTATTACATGACCGAGTTGATGCGGGCGCTGGGGCGGATACGCAACGGCAGCATGACGCCGGAGGAGGCCCTGAAGGAAGCCAGGGAACGGGTCACCGAGGAGTGGCACAAGAGCCAGAAGCGCGCCCAGGCTCGACACGTGAGGGCGACAGCGAATAGCCCGCCCCCGAAACCCTGA